Proteins from a genomic interval of Phlebotomus papatasi isolate M1 chromosome 3, Ppap_2.1, whole genome shotgun sequence:
- the LOC129806826 gene encoding serine/threonine-protein phosphatase 2A activator isoform X2: MDNVHVITVKGMSVDEFVARHASPNPEVFQPPTKCVKSAMDIPAWEHSEAYHELIGFINSVSMAIQGKKISSEVPKTAGVDKVVQLFVKLNALVDDTPPVDQPQRFGNSAYRTWYQKMTDSAEEMLLGILPEDKKGALPEIRAYFVDSFGNSTRIDYGTGHELAFIFFLCCLFKVGVFERTDSAAVGLQVFDTYLTFARRLQMTYRMEPAGSHGVWSLDDYQFVPFIWGSAQLAMNSPIEPAQFLDENVIARHRNDYMFISCIEYIQKVKTGHFAEHSNQLWSISAVQSWSKINSGLVKMYQKEVLAKFPVIQHVVFGSLMSFKPVKPGTVLSSVRLGFVPPSGMSRAPMPKLDPPK, translated from the exons ATGGATAATGTACACGTCATAACGGTTAAGGGAATGAGTGTAGATGAATTTGTGGCACGGCATGCCTCCCCAAATCCAG AAGTTTTCCAGCCTCCCACAAAATGCGTCAAAAGCGCAATGGACATCCCAGCCTGGGAGCACTCTGAGGCTTACCATGAACTCATTGGCTTCATCAACTCCGTCAGCATGGCCATCCAGGGCAAGAAAATCTCATCGGAAGTCCCCAAGACTGCAGGAGTGGACAAAGTTGTTCAACTCTTTGTGAAGCTCAATGCCCTGGTAGATGACACTCCGCCTGTGGATCAGCCTCAGCGTTTTGGGAATTCCGCCTACAGAACTTGGTACCAGAAGATGACAGATTCAGCCGAAGAGATGCTCCTGGGAATCCTTCCGGAAGACAAAAAAGGGGCTCTTCCGGAGATTCGGGCGTATTTTGTGGATTCTTTTGGGAATTCCACGAGGATTGACTATGGCACTGGCCACGAATTGGCCTTCATCTTCTTCCTGTGCTGCCTGTTCAAGGTGGGAGTGTTCGAGAGGACAGATTCCGCTGCAGTTGGGCTCCAAGTATTCGACACGTACCTGACCTTTGCCAGACGCCTGCAGATGACTTACCGGATGGAACCGGCTGGAAGTCATGGTGTCTGGAGCCTGGATGACTACCAGTTCGTCCCCTTCATCTGGGGCAGTGCCCAATTGGCCATGAACAGCCCCATTGAACCTGCACAGTTCCTCGATGAGAACGTCATAGCCAGGCACAGGAATGATTACATGTTCATCAGCTGCATCGAGTACATCCAGAAAGTGAAGACGGGCCATTTTGCTGAGCACTCCAATCAGCTCTGGAGCATCTCAGCAGTCCAGAGCTGGTCCAAGATCAATTCGGGCCTCGTCAAAATGTACCAGAAGGAAGTCCTGGCCAAATTCCCCGTGATTCAGCACGTTGTCTTCGGTTCTCTGATGTCTTTCAAGCCGGTAAAGCCCGGAACAGTGCTGTCATCCGTTCGGCTGGGCTTTGTACCGCCCTCGGGAATGTCCAGGGCCCCCATGCCCAAACTGGATCCCCCCAAGTAA
- the LOC129806826 gene encoding serine/threonine-protein phosphatase 2A activator isoform X1 — MDNVHVITVKGMSVDEFVARHASPNPASAEVFQPPTKCVKSAMDIPAWEHSEAYHELIGFINSVSMAIQGKKISSEVPKTAGVDKVVQLFVKLNALVDDTPPVDQPQRFGNSAYRTWYQKMTDSAEEMLLGILPEDKKGALPEIRAYFVDSFGNSTRIDYGTGHELAFIFFLCCLFKVGVFERTDSAAVGLQVFDTYLTFARRLQMTYRMEPAGSHGVWSLDDYQFVPFIWGSAQLAMNSPIEPAQFLDENVIARHRNDYMFISCIEYIQKVKTGHFAEHSNQLWSISAVQSWSKINSGLVKMYQKEVLAKFPVIQHVVFGSLMSFKPVKPGTVLSSVRLGFVPPSGMSRAPMPKLDPPK; from the exons ATGGATAATGTACACGTCATAACGGTTAAGGGAATGAGTGTAGATGAATTTGTGGCACGGCATGCCTCCCCAAATCCAG CATCCGCAGAAGTTTTCCAGCCTCCCACAAAATGCGTCAAAAGCGCAATGGACATCCCAGCCTGGGAGCACTCTGAGGCTTACCATGAACTCATTGGCTTCATCAACTCCGTCAGCATGGCCATCCAGGGCAAGAAAATCTCATCGGAAGTCCCCAAGACTGCAGGAGTGGACAAAGTTGTTCAACTCTTTGTGAAGCTCAATGCCCTGGTAGATGACACTCCGCCTGTGGATCAGCCTCAGCGTTTTGGGAATTCCGCCTACAGAACTTGGTACCAGAAGATGACAGATTCAGCCGAAGAGATGCTCCTGGGAATCCTTCCGGAAGACAAAAAAGGGGCTCTTCCGGAGATTCGGGCGTATTTTGTGGATTCTTTTGGGAATTCCACGAGGATTGACTATGGCACTGGCCACGAATTGGCCTTCATCTTCTTCCTGTGCTGCCTGTTCAAGGTGGGAGTGTTCGAGAGGACAGATTCCGCTGCAGTTGGGCTCCAAGTATTCGACACGTACCTGACCTTTGCCAGACGCCTGCAGATGACTTACCGGATGGAACCGGCTGGAAGTCATGGTGTCTGGAGCCTGGATGACTACCAGTTCGTCCCCTTCATCTGGGGCAGTGCCCAATTGGCCATGAACAGCCCCATTGAACCTGCACAGTTCCTCGATGAGAACGTCATAGCCAGGCACAGGAATGATTACATGTTCATCAGCTGCATCGAGTACATCCAGAAAGTGAAGACGGGCCATTTTGCTGAGCACTCCAATCAGCTCTGGAGCATCTCAGCAGTCCAGAGCTGGTCCAAGATCAATTCGGGCCTCGTCAAAATGTACCAGAAGGAAGTCCTGGCCAAATTCCCCGTGATTCAGCACGTTGTCTTCGGTTCTCTGATGTCTTTCAAGCCGGTAAAGCCCGGAACAGTGCTGTCATCCGTTCGGCTGGGCTTTGTACCGCCCTCGGGAATGTCCAGGGCCCCCATGCCCAAACTGGATCCCCCCAAGTAA